A genomic segment from Muntiacus reevesi chromosome 15, mMunRee1.1, whole genome shotgun sequence encodes:
- the CSPG4 gene encoding chondroitin sulfate proteoglycan 4 isoform X1 has translation MRWGPRLPLPAPALALALTFAVLVGPASTASFFGENHLEVPVATALTDIALQLEFSTAQPEALLLLAAGPADYLLLQLYSGRLQVRLLLGQEEVRVQTPAEMLLSDSVPHIVELTVSDSWALLSVDGLLNASAPVQRAPLEVPYGLFLGGTGSLDLPYLTRASRPLRGCLHTAILNGRSLLRPLTADVPEGCAEEFSAGDDVAMGFSGPYSLAAFPAWGTRDEGTLEFTLTTRSQKAPLAFQAGGRQGDFIYVDIFEGHLRAVVEKGQGTVLLHNSVPVADGQPHEVSIHVDAHRLEISVDQYPTRTSNRGVLSYLEPRGNLLLGGLDAEASRHLQEHRLGLAVNVSLLGCMEDLSINSQRQGLREALLTRNMAAGCRLEEDEYEEDAYGPYEAFSTLAPEVWSAMELPEPCVPEPGLPPVFANFTQLLTVSPLVVAEGGTAWLEWRHVQPTLDLNEAELRKSQVLFSVSRGARHGELELDIPGAQARKMFTLLDVVNRKARFVHDGSEDPSDQLVLEVSVTTRGAVPSCLRRGQTYILPIQVNPVNDPPRVIFPHGSLMVILEHTQKPLGPEVFQAYDPDSVCEGLTFQLLGAPAGLPVERRDQPGEPATEFSCRELEAGSLVYVHRGGPAADLTFRVSDGLQASPPVTLKVVAVRPAIQVLHNTGLRLAQGSAAPVLPANLSVQTNAVGQDVSVLFRVTGALQLGELQKQGAGGAEGTEWRSTQAFHQRDVEQGRVRYLSTDPQHHAEDTVESVALEVQVGQEALSNLTFPVTVQRATVRLLRLEPLHTQNTQQEALTTAHLEATLEEAGPHPTTFLYEVVQAPRKGNLQLQGTRLSDGQSFTQDDLRAGRVTYGATARDSEAVEDAFHFRVTAPPHFSPLYTFPIYIGGDPDAPVLTNVLLSVPEGGEGVLSADHLFVKSLNSASYLYEVMERPRHGRLVWRDAQDKATMVTSFTNEDLLHGRLVYQHDNSETTEDDIPFVATRQGEGSSDMAWEEVRGVFRVAIQPVNDHAPVQTISRVFHVARGGQRLLTTDDVAFSDADSGFADAQLVLTRKDLLFGSIVAVDEPSRPIYRFTQEDLRNRRVLFVHSGADRGWIQLQVSDGQHQATALLEVQASEPYLRVANGSSLVVPQGGQGTIDTAVLPLDTNLDIRSGDEVHYQVTSGPRWGQLLRADQPVTSFTQQDLLERAILYSHNGSLSPRDTLAFSVEAGPVHTEATLQVTIAIEGPVAPLHLVRHKKIYVFQGEAAEIRRDLLEAAQEAVPPADIVFSVKTPPSAGYLVMLSHDAVAAEPPSLDPVHRFSQEAVDAGRVLYLHSRPEVWSDTFSLDVSSGLGAPLEGVRVELEVLPAAIPLEAQNFSVPEGGARTLAPPLLRVAGPYFPTLPSLHLQLLEPPRHGALQREEGPQDGSLSAFSWREVEQQLIRYVHDGSETLADSFVLVANASEMDRQSHPVVFTITILPVNDQPPILTTNTGLQMWEETTVPIPAEALTGTDSDSGPEDLVYTLERPSNGRVVLSTAPSTEIHSFTQAQLDGGLVLFSHRGALDGGFRFSLSDGEHNSAGHFFRVTAQKQLLLSLEGSRTLTVCPGSVQPLSSQILRASSSAGTDPQHLLYRVLGGPRLGRLFHTQQGSTREALENFTQAEVYAGNVLFEHEMPSEPFWEAHDTLELQLSSPPAPDMVATLAVTVTFEAACPQRPSRLWRNKGLWVSEGQRAEITTAALDAANLLASVPSSRRLEHDVLFQITQFPTRGQLLVSGEPLHAGRPHFLQSELAARQLVYAHGGGGAEQDGFRFRAHLQGPAGAPVAGPQTSEAFAITVRDVNERPPQPQASVPLRLTRGSRSPVSRAQLSVVDPDSAPGEIEYEVQRAPHNGFLSLAGASPGPVTRFTQADVDAGRLAFVANGSSVVGVFQLSVSDGASPPLLMSLAVDVLPSAIEVQLRAPLEVPQALGRSSLSRQQLRVVSDREEPDAAYRLTQGPQYGHLLVGGQPATAFSQLQVDQGDVVFAFTNFSSSHDQFSILALARGANASATVNITVRALLHVWTGGPWPQGATLRLDPTVLDAGELANRTGSVPRFRLLAGPRHSRVVRVPRARTEPRGAQLVEQFTQQDLEDGRLGLEVGRPEGSSPGPMGDSLTLELWASGVPPAVASLDFATEPFNAARTYRVALLSLPEAARTEAGEPESGTPTGGPSPATSSPVPPMASGGFLGFLEANMFSVIIPICLILLLLALIVPLLFYLRKRNKTGKHNVQVLTAKPRNGLASDAETFRKVEPGQAIPLTAVPGQGPPPGGQPDPELLQFCRTANPALKNGQYWV, from the exons ATGCGCTGGGGTCCCCGGCTCCCGCTTCCAGCCCCCGCCCTGGCCCTGGCTCTGACCTTCGCTGTGTTGGTGGGACCAGCATCCACAG CCTCCTTCTTCGGAGAGAACCACCTGGAGGTGCCTGTGGCCACGGCTCTGACCGACATAGCCCTACAGCTGGAGTTTTCCACGGCCCAGCCCGAGGCCCTGCTTCTCCTGGCGGCAGGCCCTGCTGACTACCTGCTCCTGCAGCTCTACTCCGGGCGCCTGCAG GTCCGACTTCTCCTGGGccaggaggaggtgagggtgCAGACCCCGGCAGAGATGCTGCTGAGCGACTCTGTCCCCCACATCGTGGAGCTGACCGTGTCAGACAGCTGGGCCTTGCTGTCAGTCGATGGGCTCCTGAATGCCTCAGCCCCAGTCCAGAGAGCCCCCCTGGAGGTCCCCTATGGGCTCTTCCTGGGGGGCACGGGGAGCCTTGACCTGCCCTACCTGACGAGAGCCAGCCGACCCCTGCGGGGTTGCCTCCACACAGCCATCCTCAATGGCCGCAGCCTCCTCCGGCCGCTGACGGCGGATGTGCCTGAGGGCTGTGCCGAGGAGTTCTCTGCCGGTGACGATGTGGCCATGGGCTTCTCTGGGCCCTACTCGCTGGCCGCCTTCCCTGCCTGGGGCACTCGGGACGAAGGCACCCTGGAGTTTACACTCACCACACGGAGCCAGAAGGCGCCCCTGGCCTTCCAGGCCGGGGGCCGGCAGGGGGACTTCATCTACGTGGACATATTTGAGGGCCACCTGCGGGCCGTGGTGGAGAAGGGCCAGGGCACTGTACTGCTCCACAACAGCGTGCCTGTGGCCGACGGGCAGCCCCACGAGGTCAGCATCCATGTGGATGCTCACCGGCTGGAAATCTCCGTGGACCAGTACCCCACACGGACTTCCAACCGTGGGGTCCTCAGCTACCTGGAGCCACGAGGCAATCTCCTCCTCGGGGGGCTGGATGCCGAGGCCTCTCGCCACCTCCAGGAGCACCGTCTGGGCCTGGCTGTCAATGTCTCCCTCCTGGGCTGCATGGAGGATCTCAGCATCAACAGTCAGAGGCAGGGGCTCCGGGAAGCCTTGCTGACCCGCAACATGGCAGCCGGCTGCAGGCTGGAGGAAGATGAGTATGAGGAGGACGCCTACGGCCCATACGAAGCTTTCTCCACCCTGGCGCCTGAGGTGTGGTCGGCCATGGAGCTGCCCGAGCCCTGTGTGCCAGAACCGGGGCTGCCTCCGGTCTTTGCGAATTTCACCCAGCTGCTGACCGTCAGCCCGCTGGTGGTGGCCGAGGGAGGCACAGCCTGGCTGGAGTGGCGGCACGTGCAGCCCACGCTGGACCTGAACGAGGCCGAGCTGCGCAAGTCCCAGGTACTGTTCAGCGTGAGCCGCGGGGCCCGCCACGGCGAGCTGGAGCTGGAcatcccaggcgcccaggcgcggaaGATGTTCACCCTCCTGGACGTGGTGAACCGCAAGGCCCGCTTTGTCCATGATGGCTCCGAGGACCCCTCCGACCAGCTGGTGCTCGAGGTGTCAGTGACGACTCGGGGGGCCGTGCCTTCCTGCCTTCGCAGGGGCCAAACATACATCCTGCCCATTCAGGTGAACCCTGTCAATGACCCACCTCGCGTCATCTTCCCGCATGGCAGCCTCATGGTGATCCTGGAACACACTCAGAAGCCCCTGGGGCCGGAGGTCTTCCAGGCCTACGACCCAGACTCTGTCTGCGAGGGCCTCACCTTCCAACTCCTCGGTGCCCCCGCCGGCCTACCCGTGGAGCGCCGAGACCAGCCCGGGGAGCCAGCAACCGAGTTCTCCTGCCGGGAgctggaggcagggagcctgGTCTACGTCCATCGCGGCGGGCCCGCTGCGGACCTGACATTCCGGGTCAGCGATGGGCTGCAAGCCAGCCCCCCAGTCACGCTGAAGGTGGTGGCCGTCAGGCCGGCCATTCAGGTCCTCCACAACACAGGGCTGCGCCTGGCCCAGGGCTCCGCTGCACCTGTCTTGCCCGCCAACCTGTCGGTGCAGACCAATGCTGTGGGGCAGGATGTGAGCGTGCTGTTCCGAGTCACCGGGGCCCTGCAGTTGGGAGAGCTGCAGAAGCAGGGGGCAGGTGGGGCGGAGGGCACCGAGTGGCGATCTACACAGGCCTTCCACCAGCGGGACGTGGAGCAGGGCCGCGTACGGTACCTGAGCACTGACCCCCAGCACCACGCCGAGGACACGGTGGAGAGCGTGGCCCTGGAGGTGCAGGTGGGCCAGGAGGCCCTGAGCAATCTGACCTTCCCAGTGACGGTCCAGAGAGCCACGGTGCGGCTGCTGCGGCTGGAGCCACTGCACACCCAGAACACCCAGCAGGAGGCCCTCACCACAGCCCACCTGGAGGCcaccctggaggaggcaggcccGCACCCCACCACTTTCCTCTATGAGGTGGTTCAGGCCCCCAGGAAGGGCAATCTTCAGCTCCAGGGCACGCGGCTGTCAGACGGCCAGAGCTTCACCCAGGATGACCTGCGGGCCGGCCGGGTGACTTACGGGGCCACAGCTCGTGACTCAGAGGCAGTCGAGGATGCCTTCCATTTCCGTGTCACGGCCCCACCACACTTCTCCCCACTGTACACCTTCCCCATCTACATCGGCGGTGATCCGGATGCCCCCGTCCTCACCAACGTCCTCCTCTCGGTGCCCGAGGGCGGGGAGGGTGTCCTCTCTGCTGACCACCTCTTCGTCAAGAGTCTCAACAGCGCCAGCTACCTCTATGAGGTCATGGAGCGACCCCGCCACGGCAGGTTGGTGTGGCGGGATGCACAGGACAAGGCCACCATGGTGACATCCTTCACCAACGAGGACCTGCTGCACGGCCGGCTGGTCTACCAGCACGACAACTCGGAGACCACAGAAGATGACATCCCCTTTGTGGCTACCCGCCAGGGCGAGGGCAGCAGTGACATGGCCTGGGAGGAGGTACGGGGTGTCTTCCGCGTGGCCATCCAGCCCGTGAACGACCACGCTCCTGTGCAGACCATCAGCCGCGTCTTCCACGTGGCTCGCGGCGGGCAGCGGCTGCTGACCACGGACGACGTGGCCTTCAGCGACGCCGACTCCGGCTTTGCAGATGCTCAGCTAGTGCTGACCCGTAAGGACCTCCTCTTTGGCAGTATCGTGGCTGTGGACGAGCCCTCTCGGCCCATATACCGCTTTACCCAGGAGGATCTCAGGAACCGGCGGGTCCTGTTTGTGCACTCGGGGGCCGACCGTGGCTGGATCCAGCTGCAGGTGTCCGACGGGCAGCACCAGGCCACCGCGCTGCTCGAAGTGCAGGCCTCCGAGCCTTACCTCCGTGTGGCCAACGGCTCCAGCCTGGTGGTCCCTCAAGGAGGCCAGGGCACCATTGACACAGCTGTGCTCCCCCTGGACACCAACCTAGATATCCGCAGTGGAGATGAGGTCCACTACCAGGTCACATCCGGTCCACGCTGGGGGCAGCTGCTCCGGGCTGACCAGCCAGTCACCAGCTTCACCCAGCAGGACCTGCTGGAGAGAGCCATTCTCTACAGCCACAATGGCAGCCTCAGCCCCCGTGATACCCTCGCCTTTTCTGTGGAGGCAGGGCCTGTGCATACGGAAGCCACCCTGCAAGTGACCATTGCCATCGAGGGGCCAGTGGCCCCCCTGCACCTGGTCCGGCACAAGAAGATCTATGTCTTCCAGGGAGAGGCAGCTGAGATCAGAAGGGACCTACTGGAG GCAGCCCAGGAGGCAGTGCCGCCGGCGGACATCGTGTTCTCGGTGAAGACCCCGCCGAGCGCCGGCTACCTGGTGATGCTGTCCCACGACGCCGTGGCAGCCGAGCCGCCCAGCCTGGACCCCGTGCACCGTTTCTCCCAGGAGGCAGTGGATGCGGGCAGGGTCCTGTACCTGCACTCCCGCCCGGAGGTCTGGAGCGACACCTTCTCCCTGGATGTGTCCTCAGGCCTGGGTGCTCCCCTCGAGGGCGTCCGCGTGGAGTTGGAGGTGCTGCCCGCCGCCATCCCCCTGGAGGCACAGAACTTCAGTGTCCCGGAGGGCGGTGCCCGCaccctggccccgcccctgctCCGCGTCGCTGGGCCCTACTTCCCCACGCTGCCGTCCCTCCACCTGCAGCTGCTGGAACCGCCGCGGCATGGGGCCCtgcagagagaggaggggcctCAAGACGGGAGCCTCAGTGCCTTCTCCTGGAGAGAG GTGGAACAGCAGCTGATCCGCTACGTGCATGATGGGAGCGAGACGCTGGCAGACAGTTTTGTCCTAGTGGCTAATGCCTCAGAGATGGACCGCCAGAGCCACCCCGTGGTCTTCACCATCACCATCCTGCCTGTCAACGACCAGCCCCCCATCCTCACCACAAACACAGGCCTGCAG ATGTGGGAGGAGACCACGGTGCCCATCCCAGCAGAGGCCCTTACGGGCACAGACAGCGACTCCGGACCCGAGGACCTGGTCTACACCCTGGAGCGGCCCAGCAATGGACGGGTGGTGCTGAGTACAGCGCCGAGCACCGAGATCCACAGCTTCACCCAGGCCCAGCTCGACGGCGGACTCGTGCTGTTCTCACACAGAG GAGCCCTGGACGGAGGCTTCCGCTTCAGCCTGTCTGATGGCGAGCACAACTCCGCGGGACACTTCTTCCGGGTGACGGCCCAGAAGCAGCTGCTCCTCTCCCTGGAGGGCAGCCGGACGCTGACCGTCTGCCCAG GGTCCGTCCAGCCGCTCAGCAGCCAGATCCTGAGAGCCAGTTCCAGTGCGGGCACTGACCCCCAACACCTGCTCTACCGGGTATTGGGGGGCCCCCGGCTTGGCCGGCTCTTCCACACCCAGCAGGGCagcaccagggaggccctggagAACTTCACTCAGGCAGAG GTATATGCTGGGAACGTTCTGTTTGAGCATGAGATGCCCTCTGAGCCCTTCTGGGAGGCCCATGACACCCTGGAGCTCCAGCtgtcctcaccccctgcccccgacATGGTCGCCACCCTTGCCGTGACTGTGACTTTCGAGGCTGCCTGTCCCCAGCGCCCCAGCCGCCTCTGGAGGAACAAAG GTCTCTGGGTCTCCGAAGGCCAGAGGGCCGAGATCACCACCGCGGCCCTCGACGCCGCCAACCTCCTGGCCAGCGTCCCATCGTCCCGGCGCCTGGAGCATGACGTGCTCTTCCAGATCACGCAGTTCCCCACGCGGGGCCAGCTGTTGGTGTCCGGGGAGCCCCTCCACGCCGGGCGGCCCCACTTCCTGCAGTCTGAGCTGGCCGCCAGGCAGCTGGTGTACGCccacggcggcggcggcgccgagCAGGATGGCTTCCGCTTCCGCGCCCACCTCCAGGGGCCGGCGGGGGCCCCCGTGGCGGGACCGCAGACCTCGGAGGCCTTCGCCATCACGGTGCGCGATGTGAATGAGCGGCCGCCGCAGCCTCAGGCCTCCGTCCCGCTCCGGCTCACCCGGGGCTCCCGCAGCCCTGTCTCCCGGGCCCAGCTGAGCGTGGTGGACCCAGACTCCGCTCCCGGGGAGATCGAGTATGAGGTGCAGCGGGCCCCCCACAACGGCTTCCTGAGCCTGGCGGGGGCCAGCCCGGGGCCGGTGACCCGCTTCACGCAGGCTGACGTGGATGCAGGACGCCTGGCGTTCGTGGCTAATGGGAGCAGCGTGGTGGGCGTGTTCCAGCTGAGCGTGTCCGACGGGGCCAGCCCCCCGCTGCTCATGTCCCTGGCGGTGGACGTCCTGCCCTCAGCCATTGAGGTGCAGCTGCGGGCGCCCCTGGAGGTGCCCCAAGCTTTAGGGCGCTCCTCCCTCAGCCGGCAGCAGCTCCGCGTGGTTTCCGATCGGGAGGAGCCAGACGCAGCCTACCGCCTCACCCAGGGGCCCCAGTACGGGCATCTGCTGGTGGGCGGGCAGCCTGCCACAGCCTTCAGCCAGCTCCAGGTAGACCAGGGAGACGTGGTCTTTGCCTTCACCAACTTCTCCTCCTCTCACGATCAGTTCAGCATCCTGGCGCTGGCCAGGGGTGCCAATGCATCCGCCACGGTGAACATCACCGTGAGGGCTCTGCTGCACGTGTGGACAGGTGGGCCATGGCCCCAGGGTGCCACCCTGCGCCTGGACCCCACTGTCTTAGATGCGGGAGAGCTGGCCAACCGCACGGGCAGTGTGCCTCGTTTCCGGCTCTTGGCAGGACCCCGGCACAGCCGCGTGGTTCGAGTGCCCCGGGCCAGGACAGAGCCTCGGGGAGCCCAGCTTGTGGAGCAGTTCACTCAGCAGGACCTTGAGGATGGCCGGCTGGGGCTGGAGGTAGGCAGGCCAGAGGGTAGCTCTCCCGGCCCCATGGGTGACAGTCTCACTCTGGAGCTGTGGGCAAGCGGTGTCCCTCCCGCTGTGGCCTCGCTGGACTTTGCCACGGAGCCTTTCAACGCAGCCCGGACCTACAGAGTGGCCCTGCTCAGTCTGCCTGAGGCTGCTCGGACCGAAGCCGGGGAGCCAGAGAGCGGCACCCCCACGGGCGGGCCAAGCCCAGCGACCTCCAGCCCCGTGCCCCCCATGGCCAGCGGGGGCTTCCTGGGCTTCCTGGAGGCCAACATGTTCAGCGTCATCATCCCCATTTGCCTGATCCTCCTGCTCCTGGCCCTCATTGTGCCTCTGCTCTTCTACCTCCGCAAACGCAACAAGACAGGCAAGCACAACGTCCAGGTGCTGACCGCCAAGCCCCGAAACGGCCTGGCCAGTGACGCCGAGACCTT